A segment of the Pan paniscus chromosome 9, NHGRI_mPanPan1-v2.0_pri, whole genome shotgun sequence genome:
ttccttgcttgcttccgtccttccttcctccttcttccgtctgcacctcctccctgcaTCCGGCACCTCCACGTCCTGAGCTTGTGCTGGGCGGGGCACAAGGGAGGCTGCTGACCGCAGGCCAGGAGACCGGCAGGGGCGGGGAGCCGGGGTCATCCGGTGGGCGTGGCAGCCGCCCTGGGAGTCCCCCTCACCTGCGTCAGGAGAGCACACACTTGCAGCTCATGCAGCCGGGGCCACTCTCATCAGGAGGGTTCAGCTTCCGCAGCTTGTGCTGCCGGATCTCACGCACCAACGTGTAGAAGGCATCCTCCACTCCCTGGGAAAGGAGGGATGGGATCAGGAGGGACCGGCCTGTGGCCGCCTGCCTGGGTGAGGGGCTCCCTGCTGTGGGATCAAGCCTTGCCTGGCCCGAAGCTCCCGACTCCACCAGCCACTTCCCCAGGCCCACCACACACACGGGAAGCTGGGCTCTGGCCATCTCGAAGTGCCCAGGGCCACCCGCATCATGCTACAGCAGCCCCTCAAAGGTCAGGGTGGCCCGGGGCCCTCCTGAACTCCAGGTCTGGCCAGGGTTTGACCACCCTGCACCCAGCTCTCGACTCAGCTACGGCCCGTGTCCCCAGTAGCCCCACTAAGACTCAGAACCAACAGGTGCCCGTGGGACACTCTGGGGACAAGAGGGGCCGGGCCCCAGGGTCACCGCTCCGGCCTGGCTCAGGGCAGCTCTCCCCAAGGACCTCCGCCTTCCCCGGAGCTGTGTCGGCCCAGGACTGCAGGGCAAGAGCCCAGACCCCGGCCCTCGCCTCCCTCACTGCCCTGCCGTCCCGGGAGACTTACAGCGCGAGGGGCCGCTGGGTCACATGGGTCCCGGGGGGTCCCAGAGGGTCCCGGAGCTGGAGCTAGAGCCAGAGCGGCTGCCCTGTGTCAAGGGAGAGGGTCAGTGAGTGCTGCTCCCTggctggggcggggcggggcgggtcCCTGGCTAGCTGTGGGGTGGAGAGCTGCCTCACCTGCCGGGTCTTGGCCGAGGTCTCGATGTAGGGGATGCCGTAGCTTCGGGCGAGGTCCTGAGCCTGCCGAGATTCCACAGTGCGTGCAGCCAGGTCACACTTGTTCCCCACCAGCACCATGGGCACGTCATCCGAGTCCTTCACCCGTTTGATCTGCTCCCTGAGAGGTGGAAAGCGAGAGCTGGCTACGGGGGCTGCAGGCGCAGCGGCATCCAGGACATGCGCAGAGAGGACAGGAGGCCCCTGCCTGGACGCAGCCGGCCTGGCCCCACCTGTGCGGCGTGGGCTCCCGGGCCAGCCTCACGGGGTTCACCTGTACTGGTGGATGTCCTCAAAAGACTTGGTGTTGTTGATAGCAAACACACACAGGAAGCCCTCCCCGGTGCGCATGTACTGGTCCCGCATGGCGCTGTACTCCTCCTGGC
Coding sequences within it:
- the HRAS gene encoding GTPase HRas isoform X3, whose translation is MTCPWCWWGTSVTWLHALWNLGRLRTSPEATASPTSRPRPRPGRAAALALAPAPGPSGTPRDPCDPAAPRAGVEDAFYTLVREIRQHKLRKLNPPDESGPGCMSCKCVLS
- the HRAS gene encoding GTPase HRas isoform X1, giving the protein MTEYKLVVVGAGGVGKSALTIQLIQNHFVDEYDPTIEDSYRKQVVIDGETCLLDILDTAGQEEYSAMRDQYMRTGEGFLCVFAINNTKSFEDIHQYREQIKRVKDSDDVPMVLVGNKCDLAARTVESRQAQDLARSYGIPYIETSAKTRQGVEDAFYTLVREIRQHKLRKLNPPDESGPGCMSCKCVLS
- the HRAS gene encoding GTPase HRas isoform X2 is translated as MTEYKLVVVGAGGVGKSALTIQLIQNHFVDEYDPTIEDSYRKQVVIDGETCLLDILDTAGQEEYSAMRDQYMRTGEGFLCVFAINNTKSFEDIHQYREQIKRVKDSDDVPMVLVGNKCDLAARTVESRQAQDLARSYGIPYIETSAKTRQGSRSGSSSSSGTLWDPPGPM